GCCGTGCACCATGGCGGCTCGGGCAATCTCGACAAGCGCGGCATCGGCGACATCGACACGCGCACGGTCGCCGAATATGAGGCGATGACCACCAGCCAGAGGCTGATGTACCGCATCTATCGCAACCCGATCATTCTGATCGTGATCGGCGTGCCGATCTATTTCCTGATCATGCACAGGCTGCCCTACAACGACGCCATTCCGCGGGTCGAGGCATGGCGCAGCGCCGGCGGCCTCAACGTGGCGCTGGTGCTGGTCTATGGTGGGCTCGTGCTCTTGGCCGGCTGGGCGGTGATGCTGGCCGTGCTGCCCGTCGTCGTGATGGGCGCCTGGGCCGGCGGCTGGCTGTTCTATGTCCAGCACCAGTTCGAAGAAACGCGATGGGATGCGGGCGACGCCTGGGACCTGCATGTCGCGGCGTTTGGCGGCAGCTCGTGGTACGCCTTGCCCGTCGTGGCGCAGTGGATCACCGGTTCGATCGGCCTGCATCACATCCACCATCTGTGTAGCCGCGTGCCGTTCTATCGCCTGCAGGCCTGCTTCGACAGCAATGCCGAGCTTCGCGATGCCAGTCAGACGGTCAAGCTGACATTCTGGAAGAGCGTCGGCTGCATCAATCTCGCGCTATGGTGCGAAGACCGCCGCCGGCTGGTGACGTTCGCCGAAGCCAGGGTGTAGTTCTTACAGCTCCAATGTGACAGCCTGCGGCGCCATAACGCGGCGGCTTACGCGAGCGTCTGTCTTCTCGGCTACCGGCCGGCAAGGCCGCTGAGCCATGCAGACGACCTGTATTTGGCCGTTTCGACCTTTGCCTTGCCGAACCAGGTGGCGTGCCAGCATATGAAGCTGGTCAAGGTCGGTCGGCAGCTCGGCCTTTGGCCGCCGATGCCCGGCAACAGAACACGACGCGCAAGGTCGGCGTTTTCTGGGTCCGCATGATTTCCAACGTTCAGGCCTATTGCGCTGGAAGCGGCGACGGCACCCCCTCGCGGATGAGCCGGGAGAAATCGGCCGTCAGCCCGGCCGCCAGCGCGCGCTGGGCGATATGGGCGCGGCTGCGCAGCTCCTGTACCGACAGGCGGGTGTCGAGCGCGCCGCGGTCATAGGCGTATTCAGGCAGATAGCCGTTGACGATCAGGCGCCAGTCGAACGGCGTCACGTCGCCGACGGCGCGCATCATCCTGAAGATGACGGTGGTGCAGTTGGTGGTGATCGAATTGTAGAAGCGCGGCGTTGCGGCCAGCGCATTGGCATCGGCGACATAACCGA
The nucleotide sequence above comes from Aminobacter aminovorans. Encoded proteins:
- a CDS encoding fatty acid desaturase, whose translation is MTKLMSSKADGLPKGSALSADHAAEKALVRRLASHCNRFRDPDDRRAALELAVTLIPFLVMGAALVWLAAYAAPVLGGWRWLLLVALAPVCAAFLVRLFAIQHDCGHGSFTSSRATNKTIGRVLSVFTFTPYTLWQKAHAVHHGGSGNLDKRGIGDIDTRTVAEYEAMTTSQRLMYRIYRNPIILIVIGVPIYFLIMHRLPYNDAIPRVEAWRSAGGLNVALVLVYGGLVLLAGWAVMLAVLPVVVMGAWAGGWLFYVQHQFEETRWDAGDAWDLHVAAFGGSSWYALPVVAQWITGSIGLHHIHHLCSRVPFYRLQACFDSNAELRDASQTVKLTFWKSVGCINLALWCEDRRRLVTFAEARV